The following coding sequences lie in one Phalacrocorax carbo chromosome 3, bPhaCar2.1, whole genome shotgun sequence genomic window:
- the PHF3 gene encoding PHD finger protein 3 isoform X3 — MCFTGRSYHVVRLELDVKLQRKSLTRFMVGCGRCDDWFHGDCVGLSLSQAQQMGEEDKEYVCVKCCAEEDKKMECVDQSIPDTQVKLEIHREEKTIECEKPGMSKQMPTCNLNVPTEKTKQTEDTGKHKVKIFRRESGDVKNSSESRDLDTKKGQHVPARKGSQTAVIPRRSPEDKNEKISKESLSGVERSTKSGVHEKQEIKKKKNEKGSVSATHLPAVPASKPSADQIRQSVKQSLKEILMKRLTDSSLKIPEERAAKVATKIERELFSFFRDTDSKYKNKYRSLMFNLKDPKNNILFKKVLKGEVTPDHLIKMSPEELASKELAAWRQRENRHTIEMIEKEQREVERRPITKITHKGEIEIESETPIKEQEEVMEIQEPNMKLFEKSEEAEKDKEINESASPDTTSQHKNHLFDLNCKICIGRMAPPTDDLSAKKVKVSVGVARKQSDNEAESIADALSSTSSILASEILEDDKQDSSKSSFTPLPKSETPGTVECESLFLARLNFIWKGFINMPSVAKFVIKAYPVSGSFEYLTEDLPDSIQVGGRISPHTVWEYVEKIKASGTKEICVVRFTPVTEEDQISYALLFAYFSSRKRYGVAANNMKQVKDLYLIPLGSSDKVPHHLVPFDGPGIEIHRPNLLLGLIIRQKMKRQISAVASVTSSFVDDTSESTLSNLPPEKKSKPNKPEVSHHELALEEEEENDFFNSFTTVLHKQRNKPQQSNVEDVPAVIEPLVESTKHEPPKPLRFLPGVLVGWENQPSTLELANKPLPVDDILQSLLGTTGQVYEHSKSEANPSEDIPLLNEQATSKEENMDVAEVTAEVSEAKTSLDDLQDSSNATVTVDAAAVGTSSSARSAGSLIGLSLKGKPPDVSTEAFLANLSAQSQNKETEESKESDPKRQLPDKDNVAQEVRRTANASFSSSSSNAGKKPNENNVNAGSAEGTAANTCKSPPFINLKRDPRQAAGRSQQTNASENKEGDISRNEDRQNASGNDQMEAENKQSSEAGLNLYQSDAQTNETQYSSTAAKADNAGASQAEDTKRSQDDALMQSIETVNSFRRGPAAASSHFETENSSRSEFISKVPSPITGGSFSSVRPPQQNFQHPKPNPPGFQFQAPAPHNFPPQNNPMFGFPPHLPPPLLPPPGFGFPQNPMMPWPPVAHLSGQPPHYAGPIAQGLPVAHKQSRFLGPENFFQSKDSRRPERRHSDPWGRQEQHLERGFSRGKNDQHRQRFYSESHHQKKDRHEKEWNNEKYWEQDSERNRRRDRNQEKERERKSREEGQRDKERLRSPHSDRAADGKSPRETRNPEKKTEKPKSEEQAHEKDKEREKSKEKHRERESEKNRDRHRDHSDRTKSKR, encoded by the exons atgtgtttcacaGGAAGATCGTACCATGTCGTAAGGCTGGAGTTGGATGTAAAGCTTCAAAGAAAATCACTTACCAG gttcATGGTAGGCTGTGGTAGATGTGATGACTGGTTTCATGGTGATTGTGTTGGACTGAGTCTTTCTCAAGCGCAGCAGATGGGTGAAGAAGATAAAGAATACGTGTGTGTGAAATGCTGTGctgaagaagacaaaaaaatggaGTGTGTTGATCAAAGTATACCAGATACTCAAGTGAAACTTGAAATccatagagaagaaaaaacaattgaGTGTGAAAAACCAGGAATGTCGAAGCAAATGCCTACTTGTAATCTAAATGTACcaactgaaaaaacaaagcaaacagaagacaCTGGGAAGCACAAAGTCAAAATATTCAGACGG GAATCTGGTGATGTGAAGAACTCATCCGAGTCCAGGGACTTGGATACTAAAAAAGGCCAGCACGTTCCTGCTCGAAAAGGATCACAAACTGCTGTAATTCCTCGGCGGTCCcctgaagataaaaatgaaaaaataagcaaagagtCTCTTAGTGGTGTTGAAAGGTCAACGAAATCAG GTGTTCAtgagaaacaagaaattaagaaaaagaaaaatgagaaaggtTCCGTTAGTGCAACgcacctgccagctgtgccagcaTCCAAGCCTTCTGCTGATCAGATAAGACAAAGTGTCAAGCAGTCTCTTAAGGAAATTCTGATGAAAAG ATTGACAGACTCCAGTTTAAAGATTCCCGAGGAGAGAGCAGCAAAAGTTGCCACAAAGATTGAAagagagctgttttctttttttcggGACACTGACTCAAAGTATAAGAACAAATACAGAAGCTTAATGTTCAATCTAAAAGATCCTAAAAATAAT ATATTATTTAAGAAAGTGCTGAAAGGAGAGGTTACTCCAGACCATCTAATAAAAATGAGCCCAGAAGAACTGGCTTCCAAAGAACTGGCTGCttggagacagagagaaaacagacat ACAATTGAAATGATTGAGAAAGAACAGAGGGAAGTTGAAAGAAGACCTATTACAAAAATTACTCACAAAGGAGAGATAGAAATTGAAAGTGAAACACCAATAAAGGAACAAGAGGAAGTTATGGAAATTCAG GAACCTAATATGAAGTTGTTTGAGAAGTcagaggaagctgaaaaagataaagaaataaatgaatctGCATCTCCAGACACCACAAGTCAACATAAGAATCATCTCTTTGATCTTAACTGCAAAATCTGCATAG GCCGAATGGCACCACCTACTGATGATCTTTCTGCGAAAAAAGTGAAGGTGTCTGTTGGAGTGGCACGGAAGCAGTCAGACAACGAAGCAGAGAGCATTGCAGACGCCCTTTCTTCAACATCAAGTATATTAGCTTCAGAAATACTGGAAGATGATAAGCAAGACTCATCAAAATCATCGTTCACACCTCTCCCAAA gtcagaaacacCTGGTACTGTGGAATGTGAAAGTCTGTTTCTGGCACGCCTGAATTTCATCTGGAAGGGTTTTATCAATATGCCTTCAGTGGCAAAGTTTGTTATTAAGGCTTATCCCGTTTCTGGCTCTTTTGAGTATTTAACGGAG GACTTACCTGATAGTATTCAAGTAGGTGGCAGGATATCTCCTCACACTGTCTGGGAGTATGTAGAAAAAATCAAAGCTTCAGGGACCAAG GAGATCTGCGTGGTCCGCTTTACCCCAGTAACTGAAGAGGATCAGATATCCTATGCGTTGCTGTTTGCCTATTTCAGCAGTAGAAAACGCTATGGTGTAGCGGCCAATAACATGAAGCAAGTGAAAGATTTGTACCTCATCCCTTTAGGTTCCTCAGATAAAGTCCCACATCATCTTGTGCCTTTTGATGGGCCTG GGATTGAAATACATCGACCAAATTTATTACTGGGATTGATAATTCGCCAGAAAATGAAGAGGCAGATTTCTGCTGTTGCAAGTGTTACTAGTAGTTTTGTGGATGACACTTCTGAAAGTACCTTGAGTAACTTGCcaccagagaagaaaagcaagccaAACAAACCTGAAGTCTCTCATCATGAGCTGGCActagaagaggaagaggaaaacgatttttttaattccttcacaACTGTGCTACACAAGCAGAGAAATAAACCTCAGCAGTCTAATGTAGAAGATGTTCCAGCAGTTATTGAACCGTTGGTGGAAAGTACCAAACATGAACCACCGAAGCCTCTCAGATTCCTTCCTGGAGTCCTGGTTGGATGGGAAAACCAGCCTTCTACTCTGGAGCTAGCAAATAAACCCTTGCCAGTGGATGACATTCTCCAAAGCCTGCTGGGTACGACAGGGCAGGTGTACGAACACAGCAAGTCAGAAGCGAATCCCAGTGAAGACATACCATTGTTAAATGAACAAGCAAcctcaaaagaagaaaacatggatGTTGCTGAGGTAACTGCTGAAGTTAGTGAAGCAAAGACCAGTTTGGATGATCTGCAAGACTCCAGTAATGCTACTGTGACTGTGGatgcagcagctgtggggaCCTCAAGTTCTGCAAGAAGTGCCGGATCTCTGATAGGGCTGAGTCTTAAGGGGAAACCTCCAGATGTCTCCACTGAAGCATTTTTAGCAAATTTATCTGCTCAGtcacaaaataaagaaactgaagaaagtaAAGAAAGTGACCCAAAGAGGCAGTTACCTGACAAGGATAACGTTGCACAGGAAGTTAGAAGGACTGCAAATGccagcttttcttcttcctcatcaaatgcagggaaaaaacccaacgaGAACAATGTTAATGCAGGCTCTGCTGAAGGTACTGCTGCTAATACCTGTAAATCACCACCATTTATTAATCTTAAAAGAGACCCGCGACAGGCAGCTGGACGAAGCCAGCAGACTAATGCTTCGGAAAACAAGGAAGGAGACATTAGCAGAAATGAAGACCGACAGAACGCTTCAGGAAATGATCAAATGGAAGCAGAGAATAAGCAGTCTTCTGAAGCGGGCTTAAACCTCTATCAAAGTGATGCGCAAACCAACGAGACGCAGTACAGTTCAACTGCAGCAAAAGCAGATAATGCAGGTGCATCACAGGCAGAAGATACGAAACGCTCACAGGACGATGCACTGATGCAAAGCATTGAAACAGTGAACTCATTTAGAAGAGGACCAGCGGCAGCTTCATCTCATTTTGAAACGGAAAACTCTTCTCGTTCTGAATTTATTTCCAAAGTCCCAAGCCCTATTACAGGTGGCAGCTTCTCATCTGTTAGACCTCCACAGCAAAATTTTCAGCATCCTAAACCTAATCCACCTGGATTTCAGTTTCAGGCTCCTGCACCTCATAACTTCCCCCCGCAAAACAACCCTATGTTTGGATTTCCACCTCATTTACCACCTCCACTACTTCCTCCTCcaggctttggctttcctcaaAATCCGATGATGCCATGGCCACCAGTAGCTCATTTATCAGGTCAGCCGCCCCACTATGCCGGACCCATTGCACAAGGGCTACCAGTGGCTCACAAACAATCCAGATTTTTGGGGccagagaatttttttcagagtaaaGACAGTAGGAGACCAGAAAGACGCCACAGCGATCCTTGGGGCAGACAAGAACAGCATTTGGAGAGAGGGTTCAGTAGGGGCAAAAATGATCAACATAGACAAAGATTTTACAGTGAATCCCATCAccaaaagaaagacagacatgAAAAAGAGTGGAACAACGAAAAATACTGGGAGCAAGATTCTGAAAGAAATAGACGCAGAGACAgaaaccaggaaaaagaaagagagaggaagagtaGAGAGGAAGGACAGAGAGACAAAGAAAGATTGCGATCTCCACACAGTGATAGGGCTGCTGATGGAAAAAGCCCCAGAGAGACtagaaatccagaaaaaaagacgGAGAAGCCTAAAAGTGAAGAACAGGCTCATGAAAAAGataaggagagggagaaaagcaaagagaagcaTAGAGAACgagaaagtgaaaagaacaGAGACAGACACAGGGACCACAGTGACAGAACTAAAAGCAAACGGTAA